Proteins co-encoded in one Candidatus Thiodictyon syntrophicum genomic window:
- the xerD gene encoding site-specific tyrosine recombinase XerD, giving the protein MADDRAVIEGFADILWMERGLSQNTLAAYQSDLRAFAVWIERERGRCLLEAQRLDLLDYLAVLSVAGRKPRSAARLLSCLRQFYQHQVRQGEIQADPSARVDAPKLGRPLPKSLTEAEVEALLGAPDPTDARGHRDRTMLEVLYAGGLRVTELVTLGSGQVSLTQGVVRVAGKGGKERLVPLGEDAVDWLAQFVRGPRQDLLGGRTSDFLFPTSRSDCMTRQAFWQLIKRYAIQAGVVKPLSPHTLRHAFATHLLNHGADLRVVQMLLGHSSLSTTQIYTHVARERLKQLHARHHPRG; this is encoded by the coding sequence ATGGCGGATGACCGCGCCGTCATCGAGGGCTTCGCCGACATCCTGTGGATGGAACGGGGCCTGAGTCAGAACACGCTGGCGGCCTATCAGTCGGACCTGCGGGCCTTCGCCGTCTGGATCGAACGCGAGCGCGGGCGCTGTCTGCTCGAGGCGCAGCGGCTCGATTTGCTCGACTACCTGGCGGTCCTGTCGGTGGCGGGGCGCAAGCCGCGTTCCGCGGCGCGCCTGCTGTCCTGTCTGCGTCAGTTCTATCAGCACCAGGTGCGACAGGGCGAGATCCAGGCGGACCCGAGCGCCCGGGTGGACGCCCCCAAGCTGGGCCGGCCCTTGCCGAAGAGCCTGACCGAGGCGGAGGTCGAGGCCCTGTTGGGGGCCCCTGACCCCACGGACGCGCGCGGCCATCGTGACCGCACCATGCTGGAGGTCCTTTATGCCGGGGGGCTGCGCGTGACCGAGCTCGTCACCCTCGGTTCCGGCCAGGTGAGCCTGACCCAAGGGGTGGTGCGGGTCGCGGGCAAGGGGGGCAAGGAGCGGTTGGTGCCGCTCGGTGAGGACGCCGTGGACTGGCTCGCGCAGTTCGTGCGTGGGCCCCGCCAGGACCTGCTGGGCGGGCGCACGAGCGACTTCCTGTTTCCTACCAGCCGCAGCGACTGCATGACCCGCCAGGCCTTTTGGCAACTGATCAAGCGTTATGCGATCCAGGCCGGGGTTGTGAAGCCACTCTCGCCCCACACCTTACGCCATGCCTTCGCGACGCACCTGTTGAACCACGGCGCGGACCTGCGCGTGGTGCAGATGTTGCTGGGCCACAGCAGCCTCTCGACCACCCAGATCTACACGCACGTCGCGCGCGAGCGCCTGAAACAACTGCACGCGCGGCATCATCCTAGGGGTTGA
- a CDS encoding Druantia anti-phage system protein DruA — MSPGPWVHCGRVFSVEEIAGIRQTVAWLPRLGRRELAATLCEHLQWYTVTGAAKVHACREFLERLEAAGLVALPPLQVARRPRPVPPAPVVAAPMPIHGPLAALGPVRLAPVRADAAAVAQWNAAVARWHPLGYKGAFGYRLRYFITAGEQHLGCLLLAGAARALAVRDHWIGWDAQTRRANQVRVLNNSRFLIFPHVQVPHLASHVLGQLARRVRADWLEHWGFAPLLLETFVDPRHYAGTCYRAAGWELLGETSGSGLARPGRTYHSAPRQVWVKPLSAQWRERLCAASGGTTP; from the coding sequence ATGAGTCCAGGACCGTGGGTGCACTGTGGTCGCGTCTTCAGCGTCGAGGAGATCGCCGGTATCCGCCAGACGGTGGCGTGGCTGCCGCGGTTGGGGCGGCGCGAGTTGGCGGCGACGCTGTGCGAGCATTTGCAGTGGTATACCGTGACGGGGGCGGCGAAGGTTCACGCCTGTCGGGAGTTTCTGGAACGTCTGGAGGCGGCCGGGTTGGTGGCGCTGCCCCCGTTGCAGGTCGCGCGGCGTCCCCGCCCGGTCCCCCCGGCGCCGGTGGTGGCGGCGCCGATGCCGATTCACGGCCCCTTGGCCGCGCTCGGCCCGGTGCGCCTGGCGCCGGTGCGCGCCGACGCCGCGGCGGTGGCGCAATGGAATGCGGCGGTCGCGCGTTGGCACCCCTTGGGCTACAAGGGTGCCTTCGGCTACCGGCTGCGCTACTTCATCACCGCGGGCGAGCAGCACCTGGGCTGCCTCCTGCTGGCGGGCGCGGCGCGCGCGCTGGCGGTGCGTGACCACTGGATCGGGTGGGACGCCCAGACGCGCCGGGCCAACCAGGTGCGGGTGCTCAACAACAGCCGCTTTCTGATCTTTCCCCACGTCCAGGTGCCGCACCTGGCCAGCCATGTGCTGGGACAACTGGCGCGGCGGGTGCGCGCCGATTGGCTCGAACACTGGGGGTTTGCGCCGCTGTTGCTGGAGACCTTCGTCGACCCGCGCCACTACGCCGGCACCTGTTACCGTGCCGCCGGGTGGGAACTGCTGGGGGAGACCAGCGGGAGCGGGCTGGCGCGACCGGGCCGGACCTATCACAGCGCCCCGCGCCAAGTCTGGGTCAAGCCCTTGAGTGCACAGTGGCGCGAGCGCTTGTGCGCCGCGTCCGGGGGGACGACGCCATGA